A stretch of Clostridium sp. BJN0001 DNA encodes these proteins:
- a CDS encoding sensor histidine kinase KdpD, translated as MMDERPNPDKILKKISCEEEEESETRGKLKIFFGYAAGVGKTFAMLKEAHELKKAGIDVVARYIEPHTRKETLELLDGLEMLPNLKVKYKGIILNEFDLDSAIKRHPDVILVDELAHTNAKGVRHIKRYQDIHELLNNGINVYTTVNVQHIESLNDIVASITGIVVRERIPDNVFDQADKVELVDIEPDDLIERLNEGKIYKTNQAKRALDNFFTKEKLIALREIALRRTADAVNKKTDKEREKENLNYYTEEHVLICLSSSPSNPKVIRTAARMSEAFHGLFTALFVETTNSREFEGENRKRLESNLKLAQQLGAKIATVYGDDVANQIAQYARVSGVSKIVIGRSNNKKTLFNRKKTLVDQLTGVAPNIDIYIIPDNSKKYKKNRTKVNWSRFTLIDILKTIGVLLIITIIGLIFYDLGFNEANIITIYILGVLIISIITDGKKYGLLSSLLSVLIFNFLFTNPRFTMQAYGRSYPLTFIVMLLSSLISTNLATKAKTEAKQSAKKAYRTEVLLETSQKLQAAKNKEDIFVKTANQAQKLLDKTIILYPVKDGKLLEPMIYKESNSDEDINEYINEEEKAVAQWVFKNKKHAGATTNTLPAAKCLYMAIKNHKESFAVIAIPIKKDEGLDALEKNLLIAILGESALSLEKENINEVKNEIFMKAEQEKLRANLLRAISHDLRTPLTSISGNSAILMENSKILSESKKQDLYSDIYDDSMWLINLVENLLSVTRIENGTMDLNIEPQLVDEIIHEALNHIDRKASDYNISTDISDDLLMARMDSRLIIQVIINIVNNAIKYTKAGSDITIAATKRGKMVYIEIGDNGSGIDDSDKEKIFNMFFTVNNNHGDGRRGLGLGLSLCKSIINAHGGKIYVKDNIPNGTIFGFTLYAEEVNYSE; from the coding sequence ATTATGGATGAACGTCCTAATCCGGATAAGATACTAAAAAAAATTTCATGTGAAGAAGAAGAAGAATCTGAAACACGTGGAAAATTAAAAATATTTTTTGGATATGCAGCAGGAGTTGGAAAAACTTTTGCAATGCTAAAAGAAGCTCATGAATTAAAAAAAGCTGGGATAGATGTAGTAGCACGATATATAGAACCACATACTAGAAAAGAGACACTAGAACTTTTAGATGGTCTTGAGATGCTTCCTAATCTAAAAGTTAAATATAAAGGAATAATATTAAATGAATTTGATCTTGACTCAGCAATAAAAAGACATCCTGATGTTATTCTTGTTGACGAACTTGCACATACAAATGCTAAAGGGGTGCGTCATATAAAAAGATATCAAGACATACATGAACTTTTGAATAATGGTATAAATGTATATACTACTGTTAATGTACAACATATAGAAAGTTTAAATGATATCGTTGCTTCAATAACAGGAATAGTTGTAAGAGAAAGAATACCTGATAATGTATTTGATCAGGCTGATAAAGTTGAACTTGTAGATATAGAGCCAGACGATCTTATAGAAAGACTTAATGAAGGAAAGATATATAAGACAAATCAGGCAAAAAGGGCTTTGGATAATTTCTTTACAAAAGAAAAGCTTATAGCTTTAAGAGAGATTGCATTAAGACGTACAGCTGATGCAGTTAATAAGAAAACTGATAAAGAAAGAGAAAAAGAAAATTTAAATTATTATACAGAAGAGCATGTACTTATATGTCTTTCAAGTTCACCAAGCAATCCTAAAGTAATAAGGACAGCAGCGAGAATGTCAGAGGCATTTCATGGACTTTTCACAGCATTATTTGTTGAAACTACTAATAGTAGGGAGTTTGAAGGAGAAAATAGAAAGAGACTTGAAAGTAATTTAAAACTTGCACAGCAGCTTGGAGCAAAAATTGCTACAGTTTATGGTGATGATGTTGCAAATCAGATTGCACAGTATGCTAGAGTTAGTGGAGTTTCAAAGATAGTAATAGGAAGATCAAATAATAAAAAAACATTATTTAATAGGAAAAAGACTTTAGTAGATCAACTTACTGGGGTTGCACCAAACATTGATATTTATATAATACCTGATAATAGTAAAAAATATAAAAAAAATAGAACAAAGGTGAATTGGAGCAGATTTACATTAATAGATATATTAAAGACTATAGGAGTTCTTTTAATAATTACTATAATAGGACTTATTTTTTATGACCTTGGATTTAATGAAGCGAATATTATTACTATATATATATTAGGTGTTTTGATTATTTCTATTATAACAGACGGAAAAAAATATGGATTATTATCATCATTACTAAGTGTATTAATATTTAATTTTTTATTTACAAATCCGAGATTTACAATGCAGGCTTATGGTAGAAGTTATCCTCTTACATTTATAGTAATGTTATTGTCATCATTAATATCTACAAATCTTGCAACAAAAGCAAAAACTGAAGCGAAACAGTCAGCAAAAAAAGCATATAGAACTGAAGTCTTATTGGAAACAAGCCAAAAACTTCAGGCAGCTAAGAATAAAGAAGATATATTTGTAAAAACAGCCAATCAGGCACAGAAATTATTAGATAAAACAATAATATTGTATCCAGTAAAAGATGGTAAATTATTAGAACCTATGATTTATAAAGAATCAAACTCTGATGAGGATATTAATGAGTATATAAACGAAGAAGAGAAAGCAGTAGCACAATGGGTATTTAAAAATAAAAAACATGCTGGAGCTACAACTAATACACTTCCAGCTGCAAAATGTTTATATATGGCGATAAAAAATCATAAGGAATCATTTGCTGTAATAGCAATACCAATAAAAAAAGATGAAGGGTTAGATGCTTTAGAAAAGAATTTGCTTATAGCTATTTTAGGTGAAAGTGCACTATCTTTAGAGAAAGAAAACATTAATGAAGTAAAAAATGAAATATTCATGAAAGCAGAGCAAGAAAAATTAAGAGCAAATCTTTTAAGGGCAATTTCACATGATTTAAGAACACCACTTACAAGTATATCTGGAAATTCAGCAATTTTAATGGAAAATTCAAAGATTTTATCTGAAAGTAAAAAACAGGATCTTTATAGTGATATATATGATGACTCTATGTGGCTTATAAATCTTGTTGAAAATTTATTATCAGTAACAAGGATAGAGAATGGAACTATGGATTTAAATATTGAGCCTCAGCTTGTTGATGAAATAATCCATGAAGCACTAAATCATATTGATAGAAAAGCTTCTGATTATAATATTTCAACTGATATATCTGATGATCTTTTAATGGCAAGGATGGATTCAAGACTTATAATTCAGGTTATAATAAATATTGTAAATAACGCAATAAAATATACAAAAGCAGGTTCAGATATAACGATAGCAGCAACAAAACGTGGTAAAATGGTTTATATAGAGATTGGAGATAATGGATCTGGTATAGATGACTCGGATAAGGAAAAGATATTTAATATGTTCTTTACTGTAAATAATAATCATGGTGATGGAAGAAGGGGACTAGGACTTGGATTATCATTATGTAAATCAATAATAAATGCACATGGTGGTAAAATATATGTAAAAGATAATATTCCAAATGGAACTATTTTTGGTTTTACATTGTATGCTGAGGAGGTAAATTATAGTGAATAA
- the kdpC gene encoding potassium-transporting ATPase subunit KdpC, with product MNNFGKIFSRAAILFIIFTIICGVIYTLSITGVSQILFPKQANGSIIEIDGKKYGSTLLAQQYTDEKHLWGRIMNVDTDTFTDENGNKLAYAGPSNMSPASDEYKKMVQERIDMIKKANPEKGDEDIPVDIVTCSGSGLDPHISVAAAEYQVDRIAKNNEMSETEVENIIKKYTKGKLFGVLGEKTVNVLEVNLALDGILK from the coding sequence ATGAATAATTTTGGAAAAATATTTTCTAGAGCAGCTATATTATTTATAATATTCACAATTATATGTGGTGTTATTTATACTTTATCAATAACTGGAGTTTCACAAATTCTATTTCCTAAACAGGCTAATGGAAGCATAATAGAAATTGATGGTAAGAAATATGGCAGTACACTTTTAGCTCAGCAGTATACTGATGAGAAGCATCTCTGGGGAAGAATAATGAACGTAGATACAGATACTTTTACAGATGAAAATGGTAATAAATTAGCATATGCAGGACCTTCTAATATGAGTCCTGCAAGTGATGAGTATAAAAAAATGGTACAAGAAAGAATTGATATGATAAAAAAAGCTAATCCTGAAAAAGGTGATGAAGATATCCCTGTTGATATTGTAACATGTTCAGGAAGTGGACTTGATCCTCATATTTCTGTTGCAGCAGCAGAATATCAGGTTGATAGAATTGCTAAAAACAATGAAATGTCAGAAACTGAAGTTGAAAATATAATTAAAAAATATACAAAAGGAAAACTATTTGGAGTTCTTGGAGAAAAGACTGTTAATGTTTTAGAAGTAAATCTTGCACTTGATGGAATATTAAAATAG